A single region of the Syngnathus acus chromosome 6, fSynAcu1.2, whole genome shotgun sequence genome encodes:
- the eps8l2 gene encoding epidermal growth factor receptor kinase substrate 8-like protein 2 isoform X1, which translates to MKGMQRNAISSCHCSGVARSDSKISAKALFEQRKKYSNSNYIMHETSQYHVEHLSTFIMDKTESIATVDDAIKKLVLLDSKDKIWTQEMLLQVTDKAVRLLDCDTQEELENFPLSTIHLSQAVLNQTRYPSVLLLVCQDNEQHRPDIHFFHCDQVEAELVHADIDSALGDNKCGKKMRLQTLKINQEKMKHRRETILPKTPPKATPVAKGRVAAPIPQDRRSSGHSDPESHERLAQRIEKDVQLLNCALDDIEIFVARLQKATEAFSQLNQRNKSKKNKKKGPAEGVLTLRAKPPSEEDFIDSLQKLKLAFNLLAKLKKHIQNPSASELVHFLFGPLELVLQSCGSPELVRSILSPHLSKDAVDFLRGHLTPKETTIFELLGEAWTKPRAEWPRDQCAPPYYPKFRNGWEPPAELFRTAPWETEYPGGPLGSPVSLVSPTSPDYRKHSSDDFYGSHSSNSSNGSYNGMPNARKYAKIRYPFVARNANELSVLTDEILQVLEDDKQWWKLRNRSGQAGYVPYNILDVVKLDEPEAFYNQQGYGKTSPGSLSPGDSFSKGRHKDKMMDEVNNELLMMITAKKSQPPARKFRIERPAGAQVSLTYSSSPEQVKSWLAAKGFSKATVDYLGILTGAQLFSLNKEELKSVCGDEGARVSSLITVQKTQIEKLCGDSELQEVMKRRQERIDSGSTE; encoded by the exons ATGAAGGGAATGCAGCGTAATGCCAtctcttcttgtcattgcAGTGGAGTGGCAAGATCGGACAGCAAGATCAGCGCCAAAGCACTCTTTG agcaaaggaaaaaatattccaacTCCAATTATATTATGCATGAGACGTCACAGTATCATGTTGAG CATCTGTCCACTTTCATCATGGACAAGACCGAGTCCATCGCCACTGTGGACGACGCCATCAAGAAACTTGTACTCCTCGATTCAAAAGACAAGATTTGGACTCAAGAAATGCTCCTGCAAGTCACTGATAAGGCAGTCAGGCTGCTGGACTGTGACACCCAG GAGGAACTGGAGAACTTCCCCCTCTCCACAATCCACCTGTCTCAGGCCGTTCTGAATCAGACGCGCTACCCGtccgtgctgctgctggtgtgtCAGGACAACGAGCAGCATCGGCCAGACATCCACTTCTTCCATTGTGACCAGGTGGAG GCTGAATTGGTTCATGCAGATATCGACAGCGCTCTTGGAGACAACAAATGTGGGAAGAAAATGAGGCTTCAGACTCTCAA AATCAACCAGGAGAAAATGAAGCACCGAAGAGAGACCATACTTCCAAAGACGCCCCCCAAGGCCACCCCTGTTGCAAAGGGACGTGTTGCTGCCCCAATCCCAcaag ACAGACGATCTTCTGGACACAGTGACCCAGAGTCACATGAAAGGTTGGCCCAGCGTATCGAGAAGGATGTG CAACTCCTCAACTGTGCCCTGGACGACATTGAGATATTTGTGGCGCGGTTGCAAAAGGCGACGGAGGCCTTTTCCCAACTCAACCAGCGCAACAAGAGTAAGAAGAATAAGAAGAAAGGACCAGCAG AGGGCGTGCTGACCCTGCGAGCCAAGCCCCCCTCTGAGGAAGACTTCATCGATAGCCTGCAGAAACTGAAGCTGGCCTTCAACCTCTTG GCCAAACTGAAGAAGCACATCCAGAATCCAAGCGCATCAGAGTTAGTTCATTTCCTCTTCGGCCCTTTGGAGCTG GTGCTGCAGAGTTGCGGCAGTCCCGAGTTGGTTCGTTCGATTCTCTCCCCTCACCTCTCCAAAGACGCCGTGGACTTCCTTCGAGGGCACCTCACCCCCAAAGAGACCACCATATTTGAGCTTCTAGGAGAGGCTTGGACCAAACCCAG AGCGGAGTGGCCAAGGGATCAGTGCGCTCCTCCCTACTATCCCAAGTTCCGGAATGGCTGGGAGCCTCCGGCGGAACTCTTTAGGACGGCCCCATGGGAAACGGAGTATCCCGGTGGGCCTCTGGGCTCCCCCGTTTCCTTGGTTTCCCCCACAAGCCCCGATTACAGAAAACACTCATCTGATGAT TTCTACGGAAGCCATTCCTCCAACTCATCCAATGG GTCCTACAACGGGATGCCCAACGCTCGCAAATATGCCAAAATCCGCTACCCCTTTGTAGCGCGGAATGCCAACGAGTTGTCAGTGCTGACGGACGAAATCCTCCAG GTGCTCGAGGACGACAAGCAGTGGTGGAAACTAAGGAATCGTAGCGGCCAAGCAGGTTACGTCCCCTACAACATCTTGGATGTTGTCAAGCTAGACGAGCCGGAGGCTTTTTACAACCAG caAGGCTATGGTAAAACCTCACCCGGTTCCCTGAGCCCAGGAGACAGTTTCAGCAAAGGCcgacacaaagacaaaa TGATGGACGAAGTCAACAATGAGCTACTGATGATGATCACGGCTAAAAAAAGCCAGCCACCCGCCAGAAAATTCCGCATCGAGCGACCGGCAGGCGCTCAAGTGTCGCTCACGTACAGCTCCAGCCCGGAGCAGGTCAAGTCTTGGCTTGCTGCCAAGGGCTTCTCCAAAGC GACAGTGGACTATTTAGGCATCCTGACTGGAGCTCAGTTGTTTTCTCTCAACAAGGAAGAGTTGAAGTCCGTGTGCGGGGACGAAGGCGCTCGCGTCTCATCGCTGATTACCGTGCAGAAGACGCAAATAGAG aAATTGTGCGGAGACAGCGAGCTTCAGGAGGTCATGAAGCGCAGACAGGAGCGAATCGACTCGGGGAGCACAGAGTGA
- the eps8l2 gene encoding epidermal growth factor receptor kinase substrate 8-like protein 2 isoform X2 encodes MWNPEQRKKYSNSNYIMHETSQYHVEHLSTFIMDKTESIATVDDAIKKLVLLDSKDKIWTQEMLLQVTDKAVRLLDCDTQEELENFPLSTIHLSQAVLNQTRYPSVLLLVCQDNEQHRPDIHFFHCDQVEAELVHADIDSALGDNKCGKKMRLQTLKINQEKMKHRRETILPKTPPKATPVAKGRVAAPIPQDRRSSGHSDPESHERLAQRIEKDVQLLNCALDDIEIFVARLQKATEAFSQLNQRNKSKKNKKKGPAEGVLTLRAKPPSEEDFIDSLQKLKLAFNLLAKLKKHIQNPSASELVHFLFGPLELVLQSCGSPELVRSILSPHLSKDAVDFLRGHLTPKETTIFELLGEAWTKPRAEWPRDQCAPPYYPKFRNGWEPPAELFRTAPWETEYPGGPLGSPVSLVSPTSPDYRKHSSDDFYGSHSSNSSNGSYNGMPNARKYAKIRYPFVARNANELSVLTDEILQVLEDDKQWWKLRNRSGQAGYVPYNILDVVKLDEPEAFYNQQGYGKTSPGSLSPGDSFSKGRHKDKMMDEVNNELLMMITAKKSQPPARKFRIERPAGAQVSLTYSSSPEQVKSWLAAKGFSKATVDYLGILTGAQLFSLNKEELKSVCGDEGARVSSLITVQKTQIEKLCGDSELQEVMKRRQERIDSGSTE; translated from the exons ATGTGGAACCCAG agcaaaggaaaaaatattccaacTCCAATTATATTATGCATGAGACGTCACAGTATCATGTTGAG CATCTGTCCACTTTCATCATGGACAAGACCGAGTCCATCGCCACTGTGGACGACGCCATCAAGAAACTTGTACTCCTCGATTCAAAAGACAAGATTTGGACTCAAGAAATGCTCCTGCAAGTCACTGATAAGGCAGTCAGGCTGCTGGACTGTGACACCCAG GAGGAACTGGAGAACTTCCCCCTCTCCACAATCCACCTGTCTCAGGCCGTTCTGAATCAGACGCGCTACCCGtccgtgctgctgctggtgtgtCAGGACAACGAGCAGCATCGGCCAGACATCCACTTCTTCCATTGTGACCAGGTGGAG GCTGAATTGGTTCATGCAGATATCGACAGCGCTCTTGGAGACAACAAATGTGGGAAGAAAATGAGGCTTCAGACTCTCAA AATCAACCAGGAGAAAATGAAGCACCGAAGAGAGACCATACTTCCAAAGACGCCCCCCAAGGCCACCCCTGTTGCAAAGGGACGTGTTGCTGCCCCAATCCCAcaag ACAGACGATCTTCTGGACACAGTGACCCAGAGTCACATGAAAGGTTGGCCCAGCGTATCGAGAAGGATGTG CAACTCCTCAACTGTGCCCTGGACGACATTGAGATATTTGTGGCGCGGTTGCAAAAGGCGACGGAGGCCTTTTCCCAACTCAACCAGCGCAACAAGAGTAAGAAGAATAAGAAGAAAGGACCAGCAG AGGGCGTGCTGACCCTGCGAGCCAAGCCCCCCTCTGAGGAAGACTTCATCGATAGCCTGCAGAAACTGAAGCTGGCCTTCAACCTCTTG GCCAAACTGAAGAAGCACATCCAGAATCCAAGCGCATCAGAGTTAGTTCATTTCCTCTTCGGCCCTTTGGAGCTG GTGCTGCAGAGTTGCGGCAGTCCCGAGTTGGTTCGTTCGATTCTCTCCCCTCACCTCTCCAAAGACGCCGTGGACTTCCTTCGAGGGCACCTCACCCCCAAAGAGACCACCATATTTGAGCTTCTAGGAGAGGCTTGGACCAAACCCAG AGCGGAGTGGCCAAGGGATCAGTGCGCTCCTCCCTACTATCCCAAGTTCCGGAATGGCTGGGAGCCTCCGGCGGAACTCTTTAGGACGGCCCCATGGGAAACGGAGTATCCCGGTGGGCCTCTGGGCTCCCCCGTTTCCTTGGTTTCCCCCACAAGCCCCGATTACAGAAAACACTCATCTGATGAT TTCTACGGAAGCCATTCCTCCAACTCATCCAATGG GTCCTACAACGGGATGCCCAACGCTCGCAAATATGCCAAAATCCGCTACCCCTTTGTAGCGCGGAATGCCAACGAGTTGTCAGTGCTGACGGACGAAATCCTCCAG GTGCTCGAGGACGACAAGCAGTGGTGGAAACTAAGGAATCGTAGCGGCCAAGCAGGTTACGTCCCCTACAACATCTTGGATGTTGTCAAGCTAGACGAGCCGGAGGCTTTTTACAACCAG caAGGCTATGGTAAAACCTCACCCGGTTCCCTGAGCCCAGGAGACAGTTTCAGCAAAGGCcgacacaaagacaaaa TGATGGACGAAGTCAACAATGAGCTACTGATGATGATCACGGCTAAAAAAAGCCAGCCACCCGCCAGAAAATTCCGCATCGAGCGACCGGCAGGCGCTCAAGTGTCGCTCACGTACAGCTCCAGCCCGGAGCAGGTCAAGTCTTGGCTTGCTGCCAAGGGCTTCTCCAAAGC GACAGTGGACTATTTAGGCATCCTGACTGGAGCTCAGTTGTTTTCTCTCAACAAGGAAGAGTTGAAGTCCGTGTGCGGGGACGAAGGCGCTCGCGTCTCATCGCTGATTACCGTGCAGAAGACGCAAATAGAG aAATTGTGCGGAGACAGCGAGCTTCAGGAGGTCATGAAGCGCAGACAGGAGCGAATCGACTCGGGGAGCACAGAGTGA
- the eps8l2 gene encoding epidermal growth factor receptor kinase substrate 8-like protein 2 isoform X3, giving the protein MHETSQYHVEHLSTFIMDKTESIATVDDAIKKLVLLDSKDKIWTQEMLLQVTDKAVRLLDCDTQEELENFPLSTIHLSQAVLNQTRYPSVLLLVCQDNEQHRPDIHFFHCDQVEAELVHADIDSALGDNKCGKKMRLQTLKINQEKMKHRRETILPKTPPKATPVAKGRVAAPIPQDRRSSGHSDPESHERLAQRIEKDVQLLNCALDDIEIFVARLQKATEAFSQLNQRNKSKKNKKKGPAEGVLTLRAKPPSEEDFIDSLQKLKLAFNLLAKLKKHIQNPSASELVHFLFGPLELVLQSCGSPELVRSILSPHLSKDAVDFLRGHLTPKETTIFELLGEAWTKPRAEWPRDQCAPPYYPKFRNGWEPPAELFRTAPWETEYPGGPLGSPVSLVSPTSPDYRKHSSDDFYGSHSSNSSNGSYNGMPNARKYAKIRYPFVARNANELSVLTDEILQVLEDDKQWWKLRNRSGQAGYVPYNILDVVKLDEPEAFYNQQGYGKTSPGSLSPGDSFSKGRHKDKMMDEVNNELLMMITAKKSQPPARKFRIERPAGAQVSLTYSSSPEQVKSWLAAKGFSKATVDYLGILTGAQLFSLNKEELKSVCGDEGARVSSLITVQKTQIEKLCGDSELQEVMKRRQERIDSGSTE; this is encoded by the exons ATGCATGAGACGTCACAGTATCATGTTGAG CATCTGTCCACTTTCATCATGGACAAGACCGAGTCCATCGCCACTGTGGACGACGCCATCAAGAAACTTGTACTCCTCGATTCAAAAGACAAGATTTGGACTCAAGAAATGCTCCTGCAAGTCACTGATAAGGCAGTCAGGCTGCTGGACTGTGACACCCAG GAGGAACTGGAGAACTTCCCCCTCTCCACAATCCACCTGTCTCAGGCCGTTCTGAATCAGACGCGCTACCCGtccgtgctgctgctggtgtgtCAGGACAACGAGCAGCATCGGCCAGACATCCACTTCTTCCATTGTGACCAGGTGGAG GCTGAATTGGTTCATGCAGATATCGACAGCGCTCTTGGAGACAACAAATGTGGGAAGAAAATGAGGCTTCAGACTCTCAA AATCAACCAGGAGAAAATGAAGCACCGAAGAGAGACCATACTTCCAAAGACGCCCCCCAAGGCCACCCCTGTTGCAAAGGGACGTGTTGCTGCCCCAATCCCAcaag ACAGACGATCTTCTGGACACAGTGACCCAGAGTCACATGAAAGGTTGGCCCAGCGTATCGAGAAGGATGTG CAACTCCTCAACTGTGCCCTGGACGACATTGAGATATTTGTGGCGCGGTTGCAAAAGGCGACGGAGGCCTTTTCCCAACTCAACCAGCGCAACAAGAGTAAGAAGAATAAGAAGAAAGGACCAGCAG AGGGCGTGCTGACCCTGCGAGCCAAGCCCCCCTCTGAGGAAGACTTCATCGATAGCCTGCAGAAACTGAAGCTGGCCTTCAACCTCTTG GCCAAACTGAAGAAGCACATCCAGAATCCAAGCGCATCAGAGTTAGTTCATTTCCTCTTCGGCCCTTTGGAGCTG GTGCTGCAGAGTTGCGGCAGTCCCGAGTTGGTTCGTTCGATTCTCTCCCCTCACCTCTCCAAAGACGCCGTGGACTTCCTTCGAGGGCACCTCACCCCCAAAGAGACCACCATATTTGAGCTTCTAGGAGAGGCTTGGACCAAACCCAG AGCGGAGTGGCCAAGGGATCAGTGCGCTCCTCCCTACTATCCCAAGTTCCGGAATGGCTGGGAGCCTCCGGCGGAACTCTTTAGGACGGCCCCATGGGAAACGGAGTATCCCGGTGGGCCTCTGGGCTCCCCCGTTTCCTTGGTTTCCCCCACAAGCCCCGATTACAGAAAACACTCATCTGATGAT TTCTACGGAAGCCATTCCTCCAACTCATCCAATGG GTCCTACAACGGGATGCCCAACGCTCGCAAATATGCCAAAATCCGCTACCCCTTTGTAGCGCGGAATGCCAACGAGTTGTCAGTGCTGACGGACGAAATCCTCCAG GTGCTCGAGGACGACAAGCAGTGGTGGAAACTAAGGAATCGTAGCGGCCAAGCAGGTTACGTCCCCTACAACATCTTGGATGTTGTCAAGCTAGACGAGCCGGAGGCTTTTTACAACCAG caAGGCTATGGTAAAACCTCACCCGGTTCCCTGAGCCCAGGAGACAGTTTCAGCAAAGGCcgacacaaagacaaaa TGATGGACGAAGTCAACAATGAGCTACTGATGATGATCACGGCTAAAAAAAGCCAGCCACCCGCCAGAAAATTCCGCATCGAGCGACCGGCAGGCGCTCAAGTGTCGCTCACGTACAGCTCCAGCCCGGAGCAGGTCAAGTCTTGGCTTGCTGCCAAGGGCTTCTCCAAAGC GACAGTGGACTATTTAGGCATCCTGACTGGAGCTCAGTTGTTTTCTCTCAACAAGGAAGAGTTGAAGTCCGTGTGCGGGGACGAAGGCGCTCGCGTCTCATCGCTGATTACCGTGCAGAAGACGCAAATAGAG aAATTGTGCGGAGACAGCGAGCTTCAGGAGGTCATGAAGCGCAGACAGGAGCGAATCGACTCGGGGAGCACAGAGTGA